The following are encoded in a window of Methylocystis rosea genomic DNA:
- a CDS encoding D-amino-acid transaminase: MSDIAYVNGAYIPLDDARVSILDRGFLFADGVYEVAAVIGGRLIDNDSHLSRLERSLRELRIENPVPMAGIAEIEAELIAKNGLSEGLVYLQITRGAAAEREFGFPAQAAPTFVAFTQKKNIIASPAAETGVKALTVPDLRWARRDIKSTALLAQVLAKQAALEGGCQEAWMVDQDGFVTEGSSSTAFILTGANVLVTRLNSSAVLPGCTRRAVQVIAEREGLTVEERSFSVAEAYEAKEAFLTSASNLVLPVVSLDGRPIGSGAPGDTSRLLRRLYIEWATNAAIAR, translated from the coding sequence GTGTCTGATATCGCTTACGTGAACGGCGCTTACATCCCCCTCGACGACGCGCGCGTGTCGATTCTCGACCGCGGCTTCCTGTTCGCCGACGGCGTTTATGAGGTTGCGGCCGTCATCGGCGGAAGGCTGATCGACAATGACTCGCATCTTTCGCGTCTTGAGCGTTCGCTGCGCGAACTGCGTATCGAAAATCCTGTTCCAATGGCGGGCATCGCGGAAATCGAGGCCGAACTCATCGCCAAGAATGGCTTGAGCGAGGGCCTCGTCTATCTGCAGATCACCAGAGGCGCCGCCGCCGAACGCGAGTTCGGGTTTCCCGCGCAAGCGGCGCCGACGTTCGTCGCCTTCACTCAGAAGAAAAACATCATCGCCTCGCCCGCCGCAGAAACCGGCGTGAAGGCGCTCACCGTCCCTGATCTGCGATGGGCGCGACGCGACATCAAGAGCACGGCGCTGCTCGCGCAGGTGCTGGCGAAGCAGGCGGCGCTCGAGGGCGGCTGCCAGGAGGCTTGGATGGTCGATCAGGACGGTTTCGTGACCGAAGGCTCATCCTCGACCGCCTTCATCCTCACCGGCGCGAACGTGCTCGTGACGCGTCTAAACTCCTCCGCGGTTCTTCCGGGCTGCACACGGAGAGCCGTGCAGGTGATCGCCGAGCGGGAAGGATTGACCGTCGAGGAGCGCAGCTTCTCGGTCGCCGAGGCCTATGAGGCGAAGGAAGCCTTCCTCACGAGCGCCTCCAATCTCGTCCTGCCGGTTGTCTCGCTTGATGGCCGCCCCATCGGATCCGGCGCGCCGGGCGATACGAGTCGCCTGCTGCGCCGGCTCTACATCGAATGGGCGACGAACGCGGCCATCGCTCGCTAG
- a CDS encoding M14 family metallopeptidase gives MRRTVTDAPCALLDRLPDGFLDCPANRLKDILPRPTLFDLPGRDPQPLFVSTLLHGNETSGLAAVQEILRRHARGLNRSLILFIGNVEAAAANVRTLPHQRDFNRVWPGTAFPDDSLAHMARWIYEYVERRRAFAAVDIHNNTGFNPHYSCVTRLEPKYVALAQLFSRIVVHFQRPRGTSAAAFAELCPAITVECGKSGADAGVAHVVELLDACLSIAELPDHAPAPQDIELLRTCAIVKPPAGASFSFDGTPADFVFRPDIDHLNFSELGAGASFGALGHEDARLEVLSGEGFDTQPINYFDYAGGQIRLARPAIPAMLTVDPRAVQQDCLCYLMHRIGMDGLGYSRTDASAH, from the coding sequence ATGAGGAGAACAGTGACCGACGCGCCTTGCGCCTTGCTCGACCGGCTGCCTGACGGATTTCTCGACTGCCCCGCCAATCGCCTGAAGGACATCCTTCCCCGACCGACGCTGTTCGACCTCCCGGGCCGCGACCCGCAACCGCTGTTCGTGTCTACGCTGCTGCACGGAAATGAGACGAGCGGGCTCGCCGCCGTGCAGGAGATTTTGCGTCGTCACGCGCGCGGGCTCAATCGGTCGCTCATTCTGTTCATCGGCAATGTCGAAGCCGCGGCGGCGAATGTGCGCACGCTGCCGCACCAGCGCGACTTTAACCGGGTGTGGCCCGGCACGGCCTTTCCCGATGATTCGCTCGCGCATATGGCGCGCTGGATTTACGAATACGTCGAAAGGCGCCGAGCTTTCGCCGCCGTCGACATCCACAACAACACCGGCTTCAATCCTCACTACAGCTGCGTCACCAGGCTTGAGCCAAAATACGTCGCCCTTGCGCAGCTTTTCTCCCGCATTGTTGTGCATTTTCAGCGCCCGCGCGGCACCAGCGCAGCGGCCTTCGCCGAACTATGTCCGGCGATCACGGTCGAATGCGGCAAGTCGGGCGCCGATGCCGGCGTGGCGCATGTCGTCGAATTGCTCGACGCCTGCCTATCGATCGCAGAGCTTCCCGATCACGCGCCGGCCCCGCAGGACATCGAGTTGCTGCGCACATGCGCCATCGTGAAGCCGCCCGCCGGCGCAAGCTTTTCCTTCGACGGAACGCCGGCGGACTTTGTCTTCCGCCCCGATATCGACCATCTGAATTTCAGCGAATTGGGCGCTGGCGCCTCTTTCGGCGCGTTGGGCCACGAAGACGCGCGTCTCGAAGTCCTCTCCGGCGAGGGATTCGACACGCAGCCGATCAACTATTTCGATTACGCGGGTGGCCAAATCAGGCTCGCGCGCCCCGCCATTCCGGCCATGCTGACAGTTGACCCGCGCGCCGTGCAGCAGGATTGTCTATGCTATCTGATGCACCGCATCGGCATGGACGGACTGGGATATAGCCGCACGGACGCGAGCGCGCATTAG
- a CDS encoding DUF1328 domain-containing protein codes for MGNLLYWAVVFLVVALIAGFLGFGGVAGVAVDGARILFWLALVLLIVSVVLGLVRRA; via the coding sequence ATGGGCAACCTTCTGTATTGGGCCGTGGTGTTCCTGGTCGTCGCTCTCATTGCCGGATTTCTGGGCTTTGGGGGCGTCGCCGGCGTCGCGGTGGACGGCGCGCGGATATTGTTCTGGCTAGCGTTGGTTCTCCTGATCGTTTCGGTCGTTCTCGGACTCGTCCGGCGCGCCTAA
- a CDS encoding NAD(+) synthase, which produces MTHPFYCLHTHGFIRVAVATPNVRVADPAFNAARTIELAREADHHGASLVLFPELGMSSYAIDDLLQQEALLEAVDAALVELVEASCGIHPLIVVGAPLRHRGRLYNCAVAILRGRVLAVTPKVYLPNYREFYEQRHFASGAFITGEDIAVAGQCAPFGSDTLLEATDFPGLVIHTEICEDVWVPIPPSARAALAGATVLLNLSASNAIVGKSDYRETLCAAHSARCLAAYLYSAAGQGESTTDLAWDGEALICEKGDVLAKAPRFSDEPQLALADVDIGRLLAERMRQGTFGACADVEQGATHYRRIAFELAPTCDRDLGFLREVGRFPFVPADETRLAELCFEAFNIQSHGLEQRLRATKIKKAVIGVSGGLDSTQALLVAVTAMDALGLPRENVLGFTLPAFATSESTKANAWRLMRALGVTAQEIDVTAACKQMLADIDHPAARGEAVYDTTYENVQAGARTSLLFRLANRHGALVIGTGDLSELALGWSTYGVGDQMSHYNVNASVPKTLIQHLIRWCARDARFGAETAAVLEDVLATEISPELVPGEARQRTEDTVGPYALQDFNLYYTTRYGFAPAKIAFLAWRAWRHASAGSWPAGIVQEDKIAYDLSTIKHWLGVFVKRFFEGSQFKRSASPNGPKVSSGGSLSPRGDWRAPSDSVADAWLSSLDDIP; this is translated from the coding sequence ATGACCCATCCCTTCTATTGTCTGCACACGCATGGCTTCATCCGAGTCGCCGTTGCGACGCCGAACGTGCGAGTCGCCGATCCGGCTTTCAACGCTGCGCGGACGATCGAACTGGCGCGTGAGGCCGATCACCACGGCGCTTCGCTGGTGCTGTTTCCCGAGCTGGGGATGTCCTCTTATGCGATCGACGATCTCTTGCAGCAGGAGGCGTTGCTCGAGGCCGTCGACGCGGCGCTCGTCGAACTCGTCGAGGCTTCCTGCGGCATTCATCCGCTGATCGTCGTCGGCGCGCCGCTGCGCCATCGTGGGCGTCTCTACAATTGCGCCGTGGCGATCCTGCGCGGCCGCGTGCTCGCCGTGACGCCCAAGGTCTATCTGCCGAATTATCGCGAGTTTTACGAACAGCGCCATTTCGCCTCGGGCGCTTTCATCACGGGCGAGGACATCGCCGTCGCCGGACAATGCGCGCCCTTCGGCTCCGATACGCTCCTCGAAGCGACGGATTTTCCCGGACTCGTGATCCATACGGAGATTTGCGAGGACGTATGGGTTCCCATTCCCCCTTCGGCGCGCGCCGCGCTGGCGGGCGCAACCGTGCTGCTCAATCTTTCCGCGTCGAACGCGATCGTCGGCAAATCCGACTATCGCGAGACGCTCTGCGCCGCGCATTCGGCGCGCTGCCTAGCGGCCTATCTCTATTCGGCGGCGGGGCAGGGCGAGTCGACGACGGACCTCGCGTGGGACGGAGAAGCGCTGATCTGCGAGAAGGGCGACGTTCTCGCCAAGGCGCCGCGCTTTTCCGATGAACCGCAGCTGGCTCTCGCCGATGTCGATATCGGTCGTCTTCTTGCAGAGCGCATGCGGCAGGGGACATTCGGCGCCTGCGCCGACGTGGAGCAGGGCGCGACGCATTATCGCCGCATTGCGTTTGAACTTGCCCCGACCTGCGATCGCGATCTCGGGTTTCTGCGCGAGGTCGGACGCTTTCCCTTCGTCCCGGCGGACGAAACGCGGCTCGCCGAACTTTGTTTCGAGGCGTTCAACATACAGTCGCACGGCCTCGAACAACGGCTGCGCGCCACGAAAATAAAAAAGGCGGTGATCGGCGTCTCTGGCGGACTCGACTCCACGCAGGCGCTGCTCGTCGCGGTGACGGCGATGGATGCGCTCGGCCTGCCGCGCGAAAATGTTCTCGGCTTCACGCTGCCGGCCTTCGCCACGAGCGAGAGCACCAAGGCCAACGCCTGGCGGCTGATGCGCGCGCTCGGCGTCACCGCGCAGGAAATCGACGTCACCGCGGCGTGCAAGCAAATGCTCGCCGACATCGATCACCCGGCCGCGCGCGGGGAAGCGGTTTACGACACGACTTACGAGAATGTGCAGGCGGGCGCGCGCACGTCGCTGCTGTTTCGCCTTGCCAATCGCCATGGCGCGCTCGTCATTGGCACTGGCGACCTGTCCGAACTCGCCCTCGGTTGGTCCACCTATGGCGTTGGCGATCAGATGTCGCATTACAACGTCAACGCCTCAGTGCCCAAGACGCTTATTCAGCACCTCATCCGCTGGTGCGCGCGTGACGCGCGATTCGGCGCCGAAACGGCGGCGGTGCTTGAAGACGTTCTTGCGACGGAAATATCCCCCGAGCTTGTGCCCGGAGAGGCGAGACAGCGGACCGAGGATACGGTCGGGCCGTATGCGCTGCAGGATTTCAATCTCTATTATACGACGCGCTACGGATTTGCGCCTGCGAAGATCGCCTTTCTCGCCTGGCGCGCCTGGCGGCATGCGTCCGCCGGCTCATGGCCTGCAGGGATCGTGCAAGAAGACAAAATTGCCTATGATCTCTCGACGATCAAACATTGGCTCGGCGTTTTCGTGAAGCGATTCTTTGAGGGAAGTCAGTTCAAACGGTCTGCGTCGCCAAATGGTCCCAAAGTCAGTTCGGGAGGATCCCTGTCGCCGCGCGGCGACTGGCGCGCGCCATCAGATTCGGTTGCGGACGCGTGGCTGAGTTCGCTGGACGACATTCCCTAA
- a CDS encoding DUF6629 family protein: MCYSLEASIAAGLGLGLAGCGMVAKALRHDRRMVLFAAFPLVFSAHQFVEAAVWLTRNDPVAGQPYRYLYTLIAFTMWPVLTPAAAAYAESDPERNRLWWTMGGVGIVLAAYLIAKLVGADGIDLSVYRHSLAYDPLFERPPLVTDFLYLVLTVSPLIFSQRKAINVFGVAVLATFFLALAANRPAWYSVWCLAAALFSLIIALAIEEERSSDFDGLEMQR; encoded by the coding sequence ATGTGCTACTCGCTTGAGGCAAGCATTGCGGCCGGGCTCGGCCTGGGATTGGCGGGCTGCGGCATGGTTGCAAAAGCGCTGCGCCACGACCGGCGCATGGTGCTTTTCGCCGCGTTTCCGCTGGTGTTCTCGGCGCACCAGTTCGTCGAAGCTGCGGTATGGCTCACGCGGAACGATCCCGTCGCCGGGCAGCCTTATCGTTATCTCTACACCTTAATCGCTTTTACGATGTGGCCTGTGCTGACGCCAGCGGCCGCCGCCTATGCGGAATCGGATCCGGAGCGAAATCGTCTTTGGTGGACCATGGGCGGCGTAGGCATTGTCCTGGCCGCCTATCTTATCGCCAAACTCGTGGGCGCCGATGGCATCGACCTGTCGGTGTATCGGCATTCGCTCGCTTACGATCCGCTGTTCGAGCGTCCGCCGCTCGTGACGGATTTTCTCTATCTCGTACTTACGGTGTCGCCGCTCATTTTCAGCCAGCGAAAGGCGATCAATGTTTTCGGCGTCGCGGTGTTGGCTACGTTTTTCTTGGCGCTCGCCGCTAACCGGCCGGCTTGGTATTCGGTTTGGTGTCTCGCTGCTGCGCTGTTCAGCCTGATCATCGCGCTCGCGATTGAAGAAGAGCGCAGCTCCGACTTCGACGGACTGGAAATGCAGCGCTAG